The segment GGGAGTCCCCCACCACCGCCGCCACGAAGGTCATGTAGCCGATGTACCCCGCCCCGTAAAGGCCGTAGGCCAGGAGTAGGGGAAGGATGGGCCCCAGGCTTCCCTCGCCCTGGACGGGGGGTGGGGGTTCTTTCAGAAGAGGCCAGGCGAGGAGGGCGGGCAGGCCCAGCAGGAGGCTATACAGGCCCAGCCTGGCCCAGGCTCCCGTGGGCTCGGCGGCTCCCCATAGGAGCCACGGGGCCAGAAGAAGCCCCAGGCCCACGCCCCCATAGTAGATCCCCAGGGTTCGCCCGGAGCTGCCCAGGGCCATGAGGAGGGCCGCCCCTCCCACGAAGACTAAGGCGCCCAGAAAACCCTGGAGAAACCGCAGGCTGAAGACCAGGGGGAGGCTTTCCATCCCCGTGAGGGCCAGGATGGGGCCCTGAAGGAGAAGGGCCAGAAAGAACCCTTTCCGGTAGCCCATCCGGCCCAGGAGGCGGTGGCTGAAAAAGGCCCCCACCAGGTAGCCCAGGGTGTTGGCGCTTCCCAGGATCCCCGCTTGGGCGTAGGAGAGCCCCCAGGCGTTTTGCATGAGGGGCAGGACCAGGGCGTAGGCGAACCGCCCCAGGCCCAGGGCCAGGGCGGGTCCCAAGGCAAGGAGGACGAGCCTAATAGCCATGCAAAAGCCCCAGCTTTTTGGCCCGATGTACGGCCAGTTTGAAGAGGAAAAGCCCCAGGCCCAGGTAGAGGAGGCCGTTCAGGACGGCCAGAAGCAGGAACAGGGGGTCCAGGGGCGCTCCTTCCGCCAGCATGCTCCGGGCTAAGGCGGCCCCGGGAGCCATGGGCAAGAGGAGAAAAAGCTCTTGGCCCGGGGCTTGCAGGAGAAAGAGCAAGAGGAACTGGGAAAGGCCCAGAAGCTGGCCAATGCGCTTGTATACAAGGGCCAGGCTTCCCATGGCAAACCCGAGGCCATACCCCCCCAAGAGAACGGCCAGGAAGGGGAGAACCACCCAGGGATTAAAGGAGAGCTGGGCTCCCGTGAGGGCCATGAGCACCAAGGCGATGAGAACGACCAGGAGCCCCTGGATGAGGAGTCCGGAGAGGTTCCGCACCAGAAAAAGGGGAATCGGCCCATAGGGGGTAAGGAAGACCTGCTCCAGGGTGCCTGTCTGGGCCTCCTCGGTGAGGCCGAAGGAGAGGCTGCTATAGGAAAGCAGGGTGAAGGACCAGAGCAAGTAGCCCACTAGGACGGCTTCCAGCCTGCCTCCGAACTCCGCCCCCGGCCCGGCCAGAAACCGCGCCCCCAGGAAGAGGAGGTAGAAGATGAGGCTTAGGCTGACCACCGCTCCCAAAAGTTCCAGGGGGTAGCGGCGCAGGGCCAGGAGGTGCCGCCAAGACTCCGCCAGGAACAGGTCAAACATGGCTCACCACCTTCAGGAAAACTTCCAGGAGATCCGCCTCGGCCTTGGCCACCCGTTTCAGGGGGAGAGGCTTTACCGCTTCCAAAACCCGCCAGATGGCCTCCCCGTCGCCGCGGAAGAAAAAGGGGTTTTCGCCCTCTATGCCCAAGGCCCACAGGTGCTGGAGCACCTCGAGGGGGGGTGGTTTTTCCAGCTCCAACACGTAGTATTCCCCGGAGAAACGGGCAAGGAGGCGCTCCTTGGTCTCCTCCAGGATCACCTCGCCCCGGTGGATGATGGCCACCCGGTCGGCCAGGGCTTCGGCCACCTCCATCTGGTGGGTGGTAAGGAGGATGGCCTTGCCCGCCCGGGCCAGGGCCCGGATCTTTTGCTGCATCAGCAGGGCGGTTTCCACATCCAGGCCCAGGGTGGGTTCATCCAGCAGGAGCACCTCAGGGTCGTGGACCAGGGCTTGCAGGAGGGCCAGTTTCTGCTGCATCCCCCGGGAGAGGTGGCGCACCTCCGTGTGGGCTTTTTCCAGGAGTGCATACTCCTCCAGGAGTTTCAAGGCCCGCTTCCTGGTGGCGGCAAGGCGGAGGCCCCGGGCCACCCCGAAGTAGACCAGGTTTTCCAGGGGGGTAAGCCGCCAGTAGGTGTTGCGGTTCCCCTCCAGGACCGCTCCCAGGTGCTTCAAAGCGAGAGGTTCCCGGAAGGGGTTCTTCCTCAAAAGGCGCACCTCTCCCTCATCGGGAAGGAGAAGGCCCGCCAGCATCTTCACCGTGGTGCTTTTGCCCGCCCCGTTTTTCCCCAAGAAGGCCAGGATCTCGCCAGGGCGTAGGGTAAGGTGGACGTTTTTTACGGCCTCGAGGGTCCCGAAGCGCTTGTGCAGGCCCTGGGCTTCCAGGAAGGGGCGCTCCATCTTAGCCTCCTTTCCGGGTCCAGCGCTCCCCGTCCCGGTCCCGGTACTTGGCCATGGCCTTGAGGAAGGCTTCCTCCAGGTCGATGCCCTCCCGGTTGGCCAGGGAGATGAGGACGAAGAGGAGGTCGGCGAGCTCCATGGCCAGATCCCCTTCCTCCTCCCCTGGCTTGGGCTTCTTCCCATGG is part of the Thermus caldilimi genome and harbors:
- a CDS encoding YbfB/YjiJ family MFS transporter; its protein translation is MAIRLVLLALGPALALGLGRFAYALVLPLMQNAWGLSYAQAGILGSANTLGYLVGAFFSHRLLGRMGYRKGFFLALLLQGPILALTGMESLPLVFSLRFLQGFLGALVFVGGAALLMALGSSGRTLGIYYGGVGLGLLLAPWLLWGAAEPTGAWARLGLYSLLLGLPALLAWPLLKEPPPPVQGEGSLGPILPLLLAYGLYGAGYIGYMTFVAAVVGDSLVLFGLLGLGALLTGPVWGPWVERVGGRKGLFHVLLVLFLGSLPPLALHLPALSALLFGLSFLGVITALTQAFRTLLPPSAWPRAMGLSTAAFALGQAVGPAVAGFFAEMAGRGEGALWAASVLLFLALLPTWSRPQKP
- a CDS encoding ABC transporter permease, coding for MFDLFLAESWRHLLALRRYPLELLGAVVSLSLIFYLLFLGARFLAGPGAEFGGRLEAVLVGYLLWSFTLLSYSSLSFGLTEEAQTGTLEQVFLTPYGPIPLFLVRNLSGLLIQGLLVVLIALVLMALTGAQLSFNPWVVLPFLAVLLGGYGLGFAMGSLALVYKRIGQLLGLSQFLLLFLLQAPGQELFLLLPMAPGAALARSMLAEGAPLDPLFLLLAVLNGLLYLGLGLFLFKLAVHRAKKLGLLHGY
- a CDS encoding ABC transporter ATP-binding protein; protein product: MERPFLEAQGLHKRFGTLEAVKNVHLTLRPGEILAFLGKNGAGKSTTVKMLAGLLLPDEGEVRLLRKNPFREPLALKHLGAVLEGNRNTYWRLTPLENLVYFGVARGLRLAATRKRALKLLEEYALLEKAHTEVRHLSRGMQQKLALLQALVHDPEVLLLDEPTLGLDVETALLMQQKIRALARAGKAILLTTHQMEVAEALADRVAIIHRGEVILEETKERLLARFSGEYYVLELEKPPPLEVLQHLWALGIEGENPFFFRGDGEAIWRVLEAVKPLPLKRVAKAEADLLEVFLKVVSHV
- a CDS encoding nucleotide pyrophosphohydrolase, with the protein product MLLSMEALTLKEAQRQVDAWISQFKEGYFPPLLMLARLTEELGEVARVLAHRHGKKPKPGEEEGDLAMELADLLFVLISLANREGIDLEEAFLKAMAKYRDRDGERWTRKGG